The following nucleotide sequence is from Pedobacter sp. PACM 27299.
AGTTGGCAATTCTGCAATTAAGCGATAATCTTTTACGAAGTCCAGCAGCCCCTCAGACCTTCTTTTGATAGTTTTTATGGCTGGTTTTAGATCTTCCAGGTCTTCGTAGTTTAAGGACTGCTTATCCGCAATCATACTGTTTACGGTGTCGGATAATGAGCTGATTGGTGTGATCGAATTTAGGATTTCGTGGGAGATTACGCCAATTAAGCGGTTCCAGGCCTCAGATTCCTTTTGCTCTATCTCATCTTTAATGTTTTGGAAGGAAATGATGGTGTAATCGGTCAGATATAGGTTTAAAGGAATCACTTCTGTAGAGAGCTGGATTTGTTTATCCTGGATTTTAAGCTCCATAAAGCGTTTTCCTCCTTTGCCAATATCTTCTATTTCTTTGGCAAATGCGGGACTATGCTGTGCCAGTCGGTGCCAATATTTATAGGCTGGTATCCCCAGTAAACTGGTGGCTGCCTGATTAAAAAACACGATTTCTGCTTGTTTGGCATCCTGCTCATTGTCTTTCACCACGATGACCCCTACAGGCACTTGCTCCAATATAGTTTTGATCAATTGGAACATGGAGTCTTTTTCCAGCTGCATGTCTTTTTGTGTCTGTATGATGTCGTTAAAAGACTCATACAGTTCTGGAAAACTTCCGCTGGTTGCTTTATTCCTGAAGTTTAAGGTGCTGTCGCGGGTTTTTACTGCCAGGATGAAACGTTTAATGTCGTCTCTGATTTGATTTATATAGTAATATAAATTTATTAATGCGGCGATCAAAAGGACACTCAATCCGGAAATGGTAAACCAGAGTTCTGTTCTTTTGATCAAATGATACAGCAGGATCCCCAGCACATTGATTAAAACTAATCTGCAGAGCAGTTGGAAGGTGAATCGGTTATAGAACATCATAGGTCAAACTTTTCTATGCGTCGGTAGAGTGCAGCACGGGTGAGGCCTAGTTCCAATGCGGCTCTGGAGATGTTTCCTTTATGTTTATCGATTGCTTTTTGCACCATCAGCTTTTCCATTTCTTCCAATCCCATTTCTGGCTGTATGACGGTACTGCCTCCAAATTTCTGCGGGCTCAGCTGCAGGTCATGTGCAGAGATCTCTATGCCATCGGCCATAATTACGGCACGCTCAATAACGTGCTGCAATTCTCGCACATTTCCCGGCCAGTGGTAACCCAGTAGCAGTGTTTCCGCTTTTGGCTCAAATTTGTACAGGTTTTTATGGTATTTGGTGCTGAAGCTATGCAGAAAGTGGTTGGCCAGCAGGGTAATGTCTGCTCCACGCTGCGCTAATCCCGGTAATAAAAGTTCTACAGTATTGATGCGGAATAGTAAATCTTGTCGGAAAGTCCCTTTTGCCACCATATCATTTAAAGGCATGTTAGTGGCGGTGATCAGCCTGACATTTACCTTTCTTTCTTTACTTTCTCCCAATCTGGTGACGGTTCTATTTTGCAGTACGCTCAATAATTTAGCTTGCAGCGGCTGGGATAAATTGCCGATCTCATCCAGAAATATCGTTCCGCCCTCGGCAAGTTCGAACCTGCCGGGTTTATCTTCTTTTGCATCCGTAAAAGCACCTTTAGCATAGCCAAAGAGTTCACTTTCGAAAAGGTTCTCATTGAGGGAGCCTAAATCTACATGCATGAAAATGGCGTTTTTCCTTAGTGAATGCTTGTGCAATTCGTAAGCAAATACCTGTTTACCTGTTCCGTTTTCGCCCAATATCAATACATTCGCATCGGTAGGGGCCACTTTTATCAGTGTGTGCTGTAAGTGTTTGATCGGTTCGGAGTTTCCAACAATATGATCAAATTGTCTGGCCTGATCCTTTTGCAGTGAAGAATGGATCTTTTCCAGTTTCTTCACCTTTTTATTGGATTGCCTTAATCGGGAGGCAGAAGATAGGGTCGCAAATAGTTTTTCATTTTCCCAGGGTTTCAGGATAAAGTCTGTCGCGCCTTTTTTGATTGCCTGAACAGCAAGTTCTACGTTTCCATAGGCAGTCATCAGAATCACGACATAATCTTTATCAATTGATAAGATGTGCTCCAGCCAGTACAATCCTTCTCGGCCATCACTAGCCCCTTTCTGATAGTTCATGTCGAGCAAAATGAGGTCTACGTCATTGTGACTCAATAATACATTGATCTCTTTTGGTGATTTACAGGTGATCACCTGACTGAAGTGCTGCTTTAGAAATAAGCGTGCACTTAATAGGATATCATCGTCATCATCAATTACTAAAACATTTGCATCTATCATTATGGTATGAATTTAAATCAAAAATAAAAGAAACTGTTCGATGATGTACAGCTACTGTCCGATTATGAACGGTTTTTAATATGGTGTTGATTTAAGTAATTGATATACAGTAATATAAATGTGTTTATTCTGATTGGCACAGCCTTGGCTTATGGCTCAGCAATAAGCGTAAGATAAAAATGGATAAGATTATACAGAAGAAACGGTTCAATAAGAAAACGATATTAACTATTGTAGGTGTGGTTGTTTTAGTGGGGCTAGTGGCCTATGGGTATAGCTTATCCTTGAATAAGGTGTACAAAGCAGATGCAGAGAAAATAACCATCAACCAGGTCAGTTTTGGTGATTTCGAAGATGTCGTATTATTGAATGCCAGTGTTGTTCCTTTAACTTCTGTGATTGTGAGTTCGCCGGAAGGTGGAACGGTAGCGGAGATTTTTACAGAGAACGGAGCATCCGTCGTAAAAGGAACGCCTTTATTGAGAATCACTAATCCAAATGCTTTATCTAGCTATACTTCCAGCGAAACCAGCATTACGGAGCAGATCAATCAATTGAGAAAACTAAGATTGGATCTGGAGCAAAACCAAAGGGTAATGGGGCAGGATATGATGGATATTGAAAACAGTTTGAGAACTGCAACCCGTAAATATAAAATTGACAGTGCTTTGTTCAAGAAGAATGTGATCACCAGGGAGGAGTTCAATACCTCCAGTCAGGATTACGAATACTATCAAGGCAGAAGAGGGATATT
It contains:
- a CDS encoding sensor histidine kinase encodes the protein MMFYNRFTFQLLCRLVLINVLGILLYHLIKRTELWFTISGLSVLLIAALINLYYYINQIRDDIKRFILAVKTRDSTLNFRNKATSGSFPELYESFNDIIQTQKDMQLEKDSMFQLIKTILEQVPVGVIVVKDNEQDAKQAEIVFFNQAATSLLGIPAYKYWHRLAQHSPAFAKEIEDIGKGGKRFMELKIQDKQIQLSTEVIPLNLYLTDYTIISFQNIKDEIEQKESEAWNRLIGVISHEILNSITPISSLSDTVNSMIADKQSLNYEDLEDLKPAIKTIKRRSEGLLDFVKDYRLIAELPTPDLEYHTIGEILQHIKVLMQPFASGRNIILKVEQTSSKITIQIDLKLVEQALINLVTNSIYALEGVEHPVIEINYRMDQNKLYLEVSDNGKGIDTELIEKIFVPFFTTRKNGSGIGLTITRNIMKMHHGNLEVNSIPYEKTVFSLIFRYQ
- a CDS encoding sigma-54-dependent transcriptional regulator, giving the protein MIDANVLVIDDDDDILLSARLFLKQHFSQVITCKSPKEINVLLSHNDVDLILLDMNYQKGASDGREGLYWLEHILSIDKDYVVILMTAYGNVELAVQAIKKGATDFILKPWENEKLFATLSSASRLRQSNKKVKKLEKIHSSLQKDQARQFDHIVGNSEPIKHLQHTLIKVAPTDANVLILGENGTGKQVFAYELHKHSLRKNAIFMHVDLGSLNENLFESELFGYAKGAFTDAKEDKPGRFELAEGGTIFLDEIGNLSQPLQAKLLSVLQNRTVTRLGESKERKVNVRLITATNMPLNDMVAKGTFRQDLLFRINTVELLLPGLAQRGADITLLANHFLHSFSTKYHKNLYKFEPKAETLLLGYHWPGNVRELQHVIERAVIMADGIEISAHDLQLSPQKFGGSTVIQPEMGLEEMEKLMVQKAIDKHKGNISRAALELGLTRAALYRRIEKFDL